The DNA region ACAGGGCCTGACCTATGCCAGGCTGCTGGAAGAAGAAAGACGCGCCCGGGCCTTGACGCTGCTGGCGCAATCGTCGCGCAGCGTGCAGCAGATCGCCGCGGAATGCGGCTACACCAATGCGCGCACCTTGCAGCGCGCGGTGCAGCGCTGGACCGGCCATTCGCCGACCGGCTTGCGGCGCCTGAGCCAGGCGCAGGGCTGGCAGCCCTAGGCTTCGCCCAGGATGCGCGCCGCCGCGCGCACGCCCCACCACGAGGCTTCCTCGAAGACCGAATACCCCGACAGGTCCGAGTGGGCGAACAGCACGCGGCCGTCGACTTCGCGCAGGGCGGCCAGCCCGGGATTGCTTAAATAACCCGGCGCCGGCGTCGCCATGGCGTGGCCGCGCACCGTGATGTCCAGGCGGGTGGCACGGCGCCAGAATTCATCGTCGTAGGCCGCCAGCAGATCGACGGCGGCCTGGTCGCGCAGCGCCCGCGCGTCGGCGGCGGCCAGCCAGCGGCGGGCCTGGTCGGGCGTGTCCGTGCTGACCGCCTGATAGGCGGTGAACACGGTGCGCGGCGGCGGCGCCACCCGTATCAACTGGTGGGTGGAGACCACGTAGCCCAGGCCGGGCCCGTCATAGACCACGTTGTCCCACGCCAGCGGCGCGCCCGCCAGTTCGCGCGGAAAGCCTTCCAGGGTGAAGTTCGACACCAGCCACGGCGCGTGCGGCGACTGGTGCACGGCATGGTCGTAGCCGTAGCCCGCCAGGCCCTGCACGACGTGGGCGGCGACGAACAGCGGCATCGCGCAGACCACGCGGCCGGCGCGCAGCGTGCGCGTCGCCGGCGGCCCATTGCCGAAGCCGTCGGCCACCAGGATCTCCACGCCCTCGCCCCGCTCCGCCACGCGCATGGCCGTGCCGGACAGCAGCCACTTCTCATGCCCCAGATGGCGCGTGATCGACGCGCGCAGGTAGGCCACCATGCGCGCCAGCCCCTCGGGCCAGGTCAGCACGGCGCCGTCCGGCGCATTGCTGGCATGGCCGTCGCGGGAACAGAAATAATGCAGCCCGGCCCAGGCCGACACGCGGTCATGCGGGGCGCCGTAGTCGTCGCGGCAGCAGTAGTTCAGGTACCAATGCAGCGCGGGCGAGACATAGCCGCGGTCCAGCAGCCATTGCTTGAAGGTCAGCCGGTCCAGCGCGCGCCATTCCGCGTCCTGGGAGGACATCGCGATGGGAATGCAGAAGAGCTTGCGGCCATCCTTGCCCACGGCGTCGCGCAGGCCGTCGACGTAGCGGAAGAAGGCATCGTGCTGGGCCTGTTCCTCCGGCGTGGCGCCCGGGGGCGCCAGCGCATCCTCCCA from Bordetella genomosp. 10 includes:
- a CDS encoding FAD-dependent oxidoreductase, yielding MRRRTFLLGSAVGAAALGTAARLAIRETTPAIDYPGMREGHWLRDGGALPAPNGEQRAAVAVLGAGVAGLACAWQLARRGHRDFVVLAGPEFGGNASGGGAGDLAYPRGAHYLPLPSRASTHVREMLAEFGVILDGAQSDRPYMDEAVVVHGLDERLLREGRWEDALAPPGATPEEQAQHDAFFRYVDGLRDAVGKDGRKLFCIPIAMSSQDAEWRALDRLTFKQWLLDRGYVSPALHWYLNYCCRDDYGAPHDRVSAWAGLHYFCSRDGHASNAPDGAVLTWPEGLARMVAYLRASITRHLGHEKWLLSGTAMRVAERGEGVEILVADGFGNGPPATRTLRAGRVVCAMPLFVAAHVVQGLAGYGYDHAVHQSPHAPWLVSNFTLEGFPRELAGAPLAWDNVVYDGPGLGYVVSTHQLIRVAPPPRTVFTAYQAVSTDTPDQARRWLAAADARALRDQAAVDLLAAYDDEFWRRATRLDITVRGHAMATPAPGYLSNPGLAALREVDGRVLFAHSDLSGYSVFEEASWWGVRAAARILGEA